A stretch of DNA from Ricinus communis isolate WT05 ecotype wild-type chromosome 4, ASM1957865v1, whole genome shotgun sequence:
ACTAGCAATAGCACATATCACACTAATATTGCAGTCTCAGGTGGTGGAGAAGAGAGAGGGACTTACTTAGTTTGGGAAAGTCTAACAGTGGTGTTGCCAAATTTTGGAAATGGACCAACAAAAAGGTTGCTTCAAGGGCTTAGTGGGTTTGCTGAGCCTGGAAGAATCATGGCTATTATGGGTCCTTCTGGGTCTGGAAAATCTACTCTTCTTGATTCACTTGCAGGTACGTAGAGGCGCTCTCTTGCACAAAAAGGGTCTTTACTTTGTTGGTTGATaatctcttatttttgtttttcttaagaaatggttattcatttttttagctttttactTGTTATTTAAAAGCAGAACATTTAAGTTTTTGCTTCCATTAGGACATCTCAATGTAATGAATCTTTGTCATCACTTACTTTACCACTGGCATGGCTCCAATTTAGCATTGGAGCACAGTTTTCACATGCCATAAATCTAATTAGAGTTTTGGATGTGTGTTCTTTGATCAAGTTAACCAATATCGTCTCAAAAAGGATTGGGGTTGAATCCTACTCACAAAGTCACACCTGAAAAAATGGAAATGTTTTGTTCTCAAACAGGTGCATACAAGTGACATCTAATTAGCATTTAATTGGCTTTTCATAGTTTTGTATCTTTGCGGTGGTCGGAGGGTGGGGGAATTTAAACTTTGAGCCATATATCTCTTTGGAAATGAGAGGCATGGGCACATGGGGATTTGCAGTTTGGAATCATTTCTGATCTTATTACCAATATTGATGATTGTTAGATGAAATAAATCGACTTCATATTCCTTTTCCCAATTGGCCCACTAAATTTATGATGCAACTTTTTCTGAACATAGCTACCCAGCTGACACTGACGAGAGAAGTAATACTAATTTGGCGTTAGATAATTGATTTAGTGCTAGGGGTCTATCATGGGCATGTGTGGTCTACTCTCATTTCCTCAgtgttttttataaaaataaattagttacCAACCCAAGATTTAACCCACACTACACTTGGCAGCATTCTTTTAAATGTCATTTCCCAGTTTCTCTTGTTTGCATGGTTCCATTACAAAGATGTATCCTCTTTGGTGATGCCTTTTCCAAATTCATGGAACTTGATTTATTGGGGGGACATTGGTTTTGAATGAGTTAGGTGTTGCTTTAAATTCTGGGAAGAAAAGTacgaaaattaatatttatggtTCTATGCGTTGATGAAACTAATTTTGActtctgattttcttttaataaatgattatCTTATGATTTATTCTGTTAgacttttattactaaatatgTTAATGTTGTTTTGTTACGCCTGGCGCAgtcttgtgatttcttttaaGCATTTTTACACTCTTTTTTTAACACTTCAGTGTTAATTGGTTAATAAATGTCATTTATAttgtataatattatataaatgctaatttaatatgataattatttttaaataatttaatagctAATTGATTATTCTGGACTTAAAACTTAATAACGTATATTTCTTATAGTTTGTAGTTGAATTAGAGGATAAAAAATCTTTGATAATACATAGGCGTATATGTCATAGAATTCTGCTTAGTTTGCCAAATGCAGTGCCAAGAATTCTGGTTCTTGTTCTTGAGGTGCAACTGTAGTATTAAATCTTTCTCGTGGCTAAATGATTAAAGGttttaaagtaaatttttcctgaaaatgatgatttagccaagttataattttatactgaCATATTATGGAACTAAATCGTTCCAATTTCTGCATTTTGGccataaaaactaaaaatttgcAGTAactgtatttttttatcttcccACAGGTAGACTCTCAAGAAACGTAATAATGACTGGAAATGTTCTTATCAATGGAAAGAAGAGGAGGGGGGACTCTGGCGTTGTAAGTACTATCTTAATCATAagttatattcatatattttttgcCCAGAACAGTCTCTCTGACACTTGTATATCTCTTCCTGATATCAGCAGTGTgaatgttatttaattaattaaatctatcaaTCCGTTTGTTTTCATATGTTAATTTTCAGGCTTATGTGACACAAGAGGATATATTGTTAGGAACTCTTACGGTCAGAGAAACCATAACTTATTCAGCATATTTGAGGTTTCCAAGTTGCATGACCAAAGAAGAGATTGAAGACATTGTAGAAGGAACACTCATGGAAATGGGTCTCCAAGACTGTGCTGATCGGCTGATTGGAACCTGGCATTTAAGAGGCATAAGTGGAGGTGAAAAGAAGAGACTAAGCATTGCACTAGAAATCCTTACAAGGCCGCGGCTCTTGTTTCTTGATGAACCTACTAGTGGCCTAGACAGTGCATCCGCATTCTTCGTAATTCAAACTCTTAGAAATATAGCTCGCGACGGAAGAACAGTTATCTCTTCCATTCACCAGCCAAGTAGTGAAGTTTTTGCACTCTTTGATGATCTTTTCCTGCTATCTGGTGGTGAAACTGTTTACTTTGGAGAAGCAAAGATGGGTGTAGAGGTATAAAACATTtttaagggaaaaaaaaaatagaacatCACCACCTCACAATTTCAAAACCTCATACTATAGCATCAATATGCTAGTTCATGGTTGTAAACGATTAAAAATTGTTAGCATGCTTAAACTgatcaaatatttttcatatataattgatattcaAGTATAATTCTTTATTAGTAATCTCATTTGGTCTTAATTTTTACAGTTCTTTGCTGAAGCTGGTTTTCCATGTCCAAGTAGAAGGAATCCATCTGATCACTTCCTACGTTGTGTAAATTCAGATTTCGATGCCGTAACAGCCACACTGAAAGGATCTCAAAGAATTCGAGTATGTATCAGTTTCAAGTGTAGTTCTTTACTTGACATTTGAGtactatttcttttgtttagtTTATGGTATTTGTAAAAAATGAACTGTTGCAGTATCTTTTGATGTCCCATGTTGCTAGTATTTTCAGCAAACAGATTTGAACTCGCAAGATATTTCAAGTTTTACATCAAATTTACTGGCAAATAAGGCTTTACTAATTGGTGACTTTCACTCCCTTAATTAGAGGCCGACTTCTGACCTTAGTCAATATAATCTAACAAGTTGTGAACATTTCCAGACCAATCAAAATACagtttttattgtttcttttctttcaaaagcACGCAGCAAGTTGCCTGGAATTTGGAATCTCTACAATCTCTCGATTCTTTGAGCTCAGACTGGTTGCAAAAGGATTGTATAAACAAACTAACTTTCTCTTAGTTGAATGGACTTGAGCAGTGCTTCCTGATCAATACCTGATAATATTTAGATTCTGCGCCCAGCAGAATTATTATGCTCTTAACCTTGTGCACGCACAGAGATGTCCAACCCTATGATTGCCTTAATTAACTTTCTTCTTTCAGCCATTGATTTCttttggtatatatttatttttactgttaTTTCTAAAAACATAACTTGTGTGCCTTAACCATAGGATGCCCCGGCAACATCAGATCCTTTGATGAATATGGCAACAGCAGAGATAAAATCGAGGCTTGCTGAGAAATATAGGCGCTCAAACTACGCAAGAAAGTCAAAAGATAGGATCAAAGAGATCTCAGCCATGGTAAGTAACTGCAACTGAGCCttatgaattatatttaagtactaataattaatttatcaattatgatactttattagtaaaaattgttataaatatttatgtctataaatataaagatatatatttttattttatataatattacatTATAAGGTGTTacattttctattcttttcatGTCCGTGTGAGAAAACTCTTTGATCGCATCATCTTTAGAGCTAGTGCTGtgttaaaatatcattaaaatttaactaaaatgtTCTGCAGGAAGGACTTGAAATTGAAATAAGAAGTGGAAGTCAGGCAAGTAGGTGGAAGCAACTTCGAACATTGACCAAAAGATCGTTTCTGAACATGTCCAGAGATGTGGGATATTACTGGGCACGAATAGCAATCTACATAATTGTTTCTATTTGTGTTGGTACTATTTATTATGACCTGGGATTTGGCTATACCGCAATCTTGGCTAGGGTAGCTTGTGGTGGTTTTATAACAGGCTTTATGACATTTATGTCTATTGGAGGCTTCCCATCCTTCATAGAAGAAATGAAGGTATGATGTCATTTATatagtttgttttcttaacATAGAATAGAAACCTGTATATCAGCAAAGAGATGGTGATGCAAGCCTGATAAATTTCAGATGTTGATAGGCTGTTCTTTTCTGAAAAACAGGTTTTCTATCGAGAAAAGCTTAATGGGTATTATGGAGTTACAGTGTTTATCCTGTCCAACTACTTCTCCTCTCTCCCGTTCTTGGTTTCAATCGCTCTTCTCAGTGGGACTATATGTTTTTTCCTAGTGAAGTTCCGATCGGGTTTTAGTCATTATGCATTCTTCTGTCTCAATATCTTTGCCTGCATTTCTGTTATAGAGAGCCTGATGATGGTTGTAGCTTCAGTAGTTCCCAATTTCTTGATGGGTCTGGTTACTGGGGCCGGAATTATTGTAAGTTCTGCTCAGTTTCTTTTGTACTTTCTTCATCTGACTCTGTCTAACGAAAATCTTTCTACTATTCATGTAGGGAATCATGATGATGACCTCTGGCTTCTTCCGTTTGCTGCCTGATCTTCCAAAACCATTCTGGCGCTACCCGGTCTCATACATCAACTATGGAGCATGGGGACTTCAGGTAATTCTCAGAAGTTAATATTTAGGTAGTTTGGTTGAAATAATGTGCTTCCAGAATTATAATTGTACAttaagacaaagaaaaagaaaaaaaatgttcaTCCTGCATGAGCTCAGATTCATCCGTCAAGATACGCGGTgcaaatttttttcatttatcaaGATAACCGAAAACCTCCCTGATGTTCCTCAGGAATGCAAGTAAAAGCATTGCAATAACTAATAACAGTAGTACATATATGATAATTGGCACAGctacatatataattagtcTCTctatagttaaatatatataagcatAAATACCAATGGTTAATGAAGAATTTGAATTCGTTGCTGTTGTTTTCGGAAATGCAGGGTGCATACAAGAATGATTTTCTTGGCCTCGAGTTTGAACCTCTAGTACCTGGTGATCCTAAACTCACCGGCGAATTCATTGTCACACATGTATTTGGAGTTCCATTGGATCATTCGAAGTGGTGGGACTTATCTATCATCTTTCTAATTCTTGTATGCTATCGGATTCTGTTCTTCATTGTTCTCAAGTTCAAGGAGAGAGCTTCGCCAATCTTCAAGAATCTTTATTCAAAGAGAACTTTACAAAAGCTTGAAAGGAGGCCTTCTTTCAGGAAGACACCATCTATTGCTTCCAAAAGGCATCAACCTTTATATTCGTTGTCTTCGCAAGAGGGTCTCAACTCTCCACTTCGCTAGAAGCAAATAAAGTTAGAAGCTATGGTGGTAGTTACGGTACAATTTGTGTAATTTACTACGTCTTGCTTACACAGAAAacaggaagaagaaagaattatgctgaagcttgttaattatacagggtatttaaaaaatattcattctaattgagataattgaataatattatacATGGGAAATCGCCCGCATTTTCTACTCACACCATCTCCTCACACGATTTCCCTTTCTATGCTCTGCCTTTAACGGATTACTTTCAAATTGCTATTATATTTGACATAGTATTATTaatgctatatatataaacacacacacacacacacacacacacacacacacacacacacaagaCCTGAAGCACtgaatgattaaaaaattgGAGACTTTCTGATCAAGAATTGTAAGAAAAAAGTCGTTACtagtttaaaagaaagaaaagaaagaggagagcCAGACAGATACTGTTGTGAAGGCCTTTAAAAGAGTGAATAGTGGACATTACTATTGCTGTGATATGAAGACGGATAGATCTGCTGTTGAAACCTGCTTTTCTACGGAACATAACATTGTTGAAACGATGACATAGTGAATGTAAAGAATTAACCTAAAAACAAGTGCATGCGAAACAGGGACATGAATgctatttattaagaaaaagaaatatctaAAGCTGTCACAATTTTGATTCTTCAAAGACATGCAGAGAAGTTTACTGGAGAATCAGAAGAGATGTGTGCGAAAGAGATTCAAGAAATGCATGGCGGAGGCCAGCTTGTCAACGAAAACTTTGCTGcatgaaagaaaattttgttTCAGAACCATTAATGctgtttttcttcttatctTCATCATAAAATTCCAcctacttcttttcttttttctttttctaatgatttcttttttcatataaacTTAGAAACCTCATATTCCTGGGAAACGAATTCGAGgttttactaaataaaatcCAATGATGAGACTCAAAAGTCAACAGACAAATATTGGGCACGCGCATGATGAACTCCAAACTCCATGCCGTATTATGTGCCATGCAGCACAAATGTCGTTTTTCACAGTAAACCTACAAGCCCTTGCAATTTCACAGTAAAATCTgatgattattattaaaacattttcatttttaaaaatgtcTCATATTGATCCTTTATTCCTTACATTTCTATTAATtctgaattatattttttgaaagaaactgAGTAAGACAAAAGctatcataaatttaaaataagaaatttagtcttttcttatttcaaaaaattcataatatgCTAATTTAACAACTtcatattacattaataaaggATAATGCTAATACTAAAGTTATacagtaaaataataatattattatcattatttatcaagtgctaaatttttcaaaattctcCAACAGTGCAGTTGATTTGAAGAAAAGCGAGAGTAAAAATTTTGGAGGCTGATTATTTTCAGGAGCAAGAACTTAATAACCAGGGGAGGAACCAGAAGATTAAGCTTAACGGGTTGCTTCTGAATCCAAATctacttttattatatgaaaactATGAATGCAGGGAAGGATGAATATGCATTGAAGTACGAGAGAGTCAAAAGCTGGAGAACAGACAAAAGATAGATGAAATAGGTCTTAATTTGTTGTAGTTGTGCCGCGGCCTGGTATTATTACCCAATGAAACACAGATCACTCTCGAAGTTGCTACAATTAAGTGCGCAGTCTACCACGTGAATGCATTGATGAGAGCTACTTGCTCATCCCTGGATATATAACTATGCTTATGCTGCACTGCTGAGTAATTCACTGTCCAACCCCGCAGATGGTgacatttcctttttcttttgctcttTTCAGATCGTTTCAGTTTATATGTTTcaagttctttttcttcttcttgttccaGTAGATATTTCACTTAAAATCTGCTGCGAACGAAACTCCAGGTTCTAATTTCAATTTCGATATAAATTAGTAACAAAAACTATGAGTTGAATAGCATTATTCGATATTAAATTAGCTAACCATGTCTAATAGTTGTGCAATATGAAAGCTGAAAATAAGAACCAATCTATTCTATtgctttttaataattcaattaaattagaaaaaaatatttaataaaatcaattataagaatattagttaaatcaaaatttactattttataaatatttcaaattttattacatttattttaatgttttcatAAACTATATTgtattgaatataaaaaatgataaataattaaaaaaaaaaaaaagaattatggaAAACTTTAAGGGACACTAAGTTTGAAATGGGTGAGAATATGTGTTTTGTCTTGTTACCCTGGAGCAGCTAATTTATGAGGAATTGGTGGTAGTTTGGTTGGGTCATGACAGTTATTGTCCACGTAATTAACTTTCTCTCTTACTGTTTCACCAGTTAGGAACATAGCCTCttctatatctatatatattcaCTTCTCTTCTTTGCTAGGTTGGTCAGTAGACCCCTTCTAATAACTATAGTGTAGCGATCATATACCATTAGCTGACCAAGAAACACTTCCAAAGCTATACCGCCTTCATATTTATAGTTTCTTGCTCTTCTGGGATTATTGTTTTTGGCCAATGGAGATAGAGCAGGTCTGTAATTACAGCGGTGGTGGTCATGGCGGCAGCGATGGGGATGTGGCGGCATGTTTAACAGCAGGAGGAGAATCTATGTACTTGGTGTGGGAAGATTTAACAGTGGTGTTACCGAATTTTAGTGAAGGACCAACAAGGAGGTTAATTAATGGGCTTAACGGGTATGCTGAACCTGGTAAGATCATGGCTATTATGGGTCCTTCTGGTTCTGGCAAGTCCACACTTCTTGATGCATTAGCAGGTTTATCctatctctctttctcttgcatgaaaatttaaacttaattgCAACAAGCAGATAACTTTACTGTTTCCGGAAGCATTTGGTTCATTATTATGTCGTCAGTGTAGTTTTGGGGGTTTCTTTTTTGGTCCTTGgcatttatgtttatttagtCAAAGTAATGGTTCTGGTccgaaaataaaatattttcattgagaaaaggaagaagtCCTTTGAGAACAATATTTAAGACTGAGATGGGGACAAGTGATCCAAGcaaaatattcaaaaacaacaataataagGGTTATGGAAGACGTAGCTCTCATCAATGCATTCCCGTGGTAAACCAAAATTTCTCCTTTTGGAACTATAATCCTTTGGGCTACTTGTTGATGATGGTGGAAGAACGCACTTGGAAATTAAAGCTAAGACACAGTCTCATCTTTTCAGCTTCATGGCTAATACATTTGCTGGTCATTCACAGTGTTGCAAACTTTATCATAACAGTGAGTAGACAGAGAATGCAGTTATTTCGGGGCGGGGATTTTATGCATTTGGTGAATTACATTAATTCTGATACAAAACTGATACTTCATATCTGGGGTAGGAAGGAATAGTGACAAGTAACTATCCTGCCCAGGATGTTCACATGGCATGGTTTTGTTAATCATTCTTAGGAtcattttttagggttttaaagTGCCAATAAGtgaattcaaaaaataaatgaattgtattttcaaaaaaatatgaattttaaactGCTGTTAGttataataactttttatacatttatgtgtctattgaataaaaattctaaaattttatattaatttttttaaaaaggcaAATGTTTtagtatgtaattttatataaaatatacatattaaaatattttatgcaaacttgatctaaattttataatttttttaataaacacataaaaatattaaaaattcattataatTACGGTGTTCTAGAATTCACCTAAAATATAATAcacattatatatttttcatttttgtggCTTTTATTACAAATGTAactttaaatagtaaataaattatttttaatttaaaataatttttaattctaaagagtatcatattattattattatgtttttattataaataataaattattcttttagtttcaaaaactttatttgttcttttatCCCTTACTTAATTTATGAGATTGTTTATAAtaattggattttattttatataactttttattctaaaaaataaattttaaataaattaatttatatgattattataaatttaccataaaataataagtgcatttttgaaaatattttttatatatcaaattatttattataaaaagtcattttataaaatacggttccaaattaattttttatttattaaatataaaataactattgATTTGACTTTTTATACTAAGAGAgctaaattttaactttttctaactttaataaatgcattttatttatcgatatttttaattttatattttatatcagtaaaatttaaaaagaaaaataaaataaaataaaacaggaagcaaaataaaaagaatccaTTGATCtatataaaactttttactctacaaatttaaatatttattaaaatactttttattatataaatggtgcatttcaaaataaagaggtgctaaattactttttttattattaaataagaatttttcatcttgaaaatagaatttactattttcaattttatagaaaataattattaaaaaagtaaatttacaaaatcaattcttttctaaaaatacTCCCCCATCATATTGtgacataattaaataatacaaCTCGATGTTTGATTACCGCCAttgattacttaattatatcaCAATCATCTTCTTCCCATGCTTGTTCACTCTCTTCCCTTCCTCTTTTTTGTCTTCATTTTTTTGTTAGAGCATCCTTGCTTTTGTTATTTAACGTGTTTGTTCCAATTGGCTTCTTAGTATGTCAAGATTTAGTATCTTTACCAGAAATcaaggatatatatatatatatatatatatatatatatatatatatatatatatgtgtgtgtgtgtgtgtgtgtgtttatatttatatttatatggaaGTGTGGAAAGCTATGTAATACTAGTGCTGAAGGACAATTTTCTTGAAATCTTGTAGGTAGACTCTCAGGAAATGTTATCATGACTGGGAATGTTCTAGTTAatgggaagaagaagagacttGGCTATGGTGGTGTCGTAAGTTGATTTTGTACATTTTCTCATAAAACTTAAATTCAAGAACAAGTAATAGTAATTATTCCTTAACGAATTTGGAATTACATTAAATTCATAGTAAAATCTGATACATTTCATGTTAGTTTCATCTAATACTGCGATTTCTTAATTCAGGCTTACGTAACTCAAGAGAATACATTGTTGGGAACTCTAACTGTTAAAGAAACCTTAACTTACTCGGCCCTTTTAAGGCTTCCAGGCAGCATGACTAGGGAAGAGATTGAAGGCATTGTTGAAGGGACAATCATGGAAATGGGTCTCCATGATTGCGCTGACCGACTAATCGGGAACTGGCATTTGAGAGGAATAAGTGGTGGAGAGCAGAAAAGATTAAGCATTGCACTTGAAATCCTGATTAGGCCacatcttttatttcttgatgAACCTACTAGTGGACTAGACAGTGCCTCAGCTTTCTTTGTTATTCAAACTCTTAGAAATATAGCTCGAGATGGAAGGACAGTTATTACTTCAATTCACCAGCCAAGTAGTGAAGTTTTTGCACTGTTTGATGATCTTTTCCTGTTATCTGGTGGTGAAGTAGTTTACTTTGGAGAAGCAAAGATGGCAACGGAGGTGACCAATTGTTTTGATTATTGCGATATAAATATGACACTTCCATGATGATACTTATCCAACCTGATGGCTACTTTTGCAGTTTTTCGCTGAAGCTGGATTCTCATGCCCGAGTAGAAGAAATCCTTCTGATCATTTTCTACGTTGTATTAATTCAGACTTTGATCTTGTCACGGCAACTTTGATGGGAGCTCACAGGGTATGTGCAATTCTGctaaagatttttatattgattaatttatattctattgCATTTcattgattaaaaatataaccatCCTCTTTTCTCAGTTGTTTTTTGAATCATAGAATTTTGTTGTATTTGAAGAATAAGCTACTGGTTTTCTCAACTTCAGGACATTCAGATGTCATCAGATTCTTTGGAAAATTTACCAACAGCAGAAATCAAGGAGGTACTTGTTAAGAAATACAAGTACTCTAACCATGCAGCAAGGGCAAAAGCTACGATTAGAGAAATCTTAACCACTGTAAGCTTCCTGATTTAAGACTTGCTACATGCTTATAGCCTTCTATCATCTCTGCCACTATGTAGATAAAGTTTGACCTCCAGTAAAAGTTGATGAGCATGGTTTTTATACTGCAGAAAGGACTCGAGATAAAAAGGAAAGGGGAGAGCCAGGCAAAATGGTGGAAGCAACTTTCGATATTGACACAAAGATCATTCATTAACATGTGGAGAGATTTGGGGTATTATAGGGTAAGGATAGGTATCTACATTGCCTTGTCTATTTGTGTTGGAAGTATCTTTCAAGATGTTGGAAATGGCTATACTGGCATCTTGGCTCGGGGAGCTTGTGCCGGATTCATATCAGGATTTATGACGTTCATGTCGATTGGAGGCTTCCCTTCCTTCATCGAAGAACTGAAGGTAAAATCACTTTCTTTCTACGAGAAATAGATACCTGTACTGCACCTGATGCACGATTGACATTGTTATTCAAGCAGGTTTTTCATAAAGAAAGGCTCAATGGGCATTATGGAGTCGGAGTATATACTCTGTCAAACTTCCTGTCTTCGTTTCCATACCTGGCTGTGATGTCAATATCTAGTGCGACTATAATCTTTTACATGGTGAAATTTACAACTGAATTTTCACACTGTGTGTATGCGGGCCTTGACCTATTAGGCTGCATAGCAGCAGTTGAAAGCTGCATGATGGCTATTGCTTCACTTGTTCCTAACTTCTTAATGGGGGTCATTGTTGGAGCCGGATATATTGtaagaaaaacaacaatttTACCCTAGTCTTATCCTTCTTGATTTTATCCACTTTTCTTCTGCGTTACTATGTCTTTTATTGCTTATTTTCTAGGGAATCCTCCTGATGACCTCTGGGTTCTTTCGTTTGCTGCCTGATCTTCCCAAGGTCTTTTGGCGTTACCCAGTTTCTTACGTCAACTATGGAGCATGGGGATTGCAGGTAAtttcacaaaaaataaaacaaaataaaaataggtgTTTCAGGTTTTGACATAGATAACATCTTTATTAATCCATCCcatcttataaaaaataatttgaaaatgataCTCGGCATTTTGCACATGGGAGATTGCCAAAGACTATTGGAATATCTTCGTGGAAGCTAACAGGGAAAAATTgcaacaaacaaaagaaaaggagaaatcaCAGCAATCTGACTTGATACACACTTCAAAAACAAAATGCATGATTTACAAGATCATAGAGGCAGCAGCACAAAGTTGTGCAACTGCTTCTTGTTACATAATTAGTGTCAGGGGACGAGTGTCGGAATTTAATCCCTGAGTTCCAGCACTACAACACAAATATTCAACTCGTAACTTTGCATTTGCAAAATCTAAAATTCCAACAAATAAACATACGAGCACTTCTCAGAGCAAACAAAACATGTCTGCTTTTCTATTCCAGCCATAAAAGTTATAGACACATTGAGTATATCTGGTGAAGTTGGGCACAGCAATAAGGCATAGCGCCAACACCAGCGAATATTTAGCAGAGTGCAAAAACCATAaaagccaaaataaaaaacaaacaaatttaTAGACGAACTATATATACTTCAGTGTGagattagatttattttatcttttcaagAACAAAATGCATGAATTAAACTAATGCCAAATGAAAGCTTGAAAATGTAACATATTGTTTGCAATCATCTCAGATTCCTGAACTTAGTTCctgtttttcaaattcaaaatgtTATACTCTCATAAACCAAGCTGAAATAAGCATAAAATCACCTTTTGTAGTTTTTTCAAGTTATGAAAAcctatttttctatttgaagatatataataataaaagcatatagtttatttatat
This window harbors:
- the LOC8274319 gene encoding ABC transporter G family member 15 codes for the protein MEIEVASSSYSTKSDSLGTNGGGDSSNTSNSTYHTNIAVSGGGEERGTYLVWESLTVVLPNFGNGPTKRLLQGLSGFAEPGRIMAIMGPSGSGKSTLLDSLAGRLSRNVIMTGNVLINGKKRRGDSGVAYVTQEDILLGTLTVRETITYSAYLRFPSCMTKEEIEDIVEGTLMEMGLQDCADRLIGTWHLRGISGGEKKRLSIALEILTRPRLLFLDEPTSGLDSASAFFVIQTLRNIARDGRTVISSIHQPSSEVFALFDDLFLLSGGETVYFGEAKMGVEFFAEAGFPCPSRRNPSDHFLRCVNSDFDAVTATLKGSQRIRDAPATSDPLMNMATAEIKSRLAEKYRRSNYARKSKDRIKEISAMEGLEIEIRSGSQASRWKQLRTLTKRSFLNMSRDVGYYWARIAIYIIVSICVGTIYYDLGFGYTAILARVACGGFITGFMTFMSIGGFPSFIEEMKVFYREKLNGYYGVTVFILSNYFSSLPFLVSIALLSGTICFFLVKFRSGFSHYAFFCLNIFACISVIESLMMVVASVVPNFLMGLVTGAGIIGIMMMTSGFFRLLPDLPKPFWRYPVSYINYGAWGLQGAYKNDFLGLEFEPLVPGDPKLTGEFIVTHVFGVPLDHSKWWDLSIIFLILVCYRILFFIVLKFKERASPIFKNLYSKRTLQKLERRPSFRKTPSIASKRHQPLYSLSSQEGLNSPLR